The nucleotide sequence CAGTGCAACGAACGCTGGATCTGTCCACGCATCCTCACGTCTTGGGCGTTCTAAGGTAACGTTGATCTCCTTAACGACTTGCGCAGGTGCTGCGGATAGCACGTAGATCCGATCAGATAGCATAAGCGCTTCCTCTACACTATGTGTAATAAATAAGACTGAACGACGATCCGCTTCCCATAGTTGCAGTAGCCAACGCTGCATATCCGCCCTCGTCAACGCATCCAGTGCAGCAAAGGGCTCGTCCAGGCACATCAAATCCCGTTTCATCAACAAAGCTCGCAGAAACGATACCCTCTGCTGCATGCCCCCAGACAGCAAATGCGGATAATCTGCAGCGAATGCACCTAAGCCAATACGCTCCAGCCACTCCAAAGCAAGTTGCTTCGCCTCCTGCTTCTTCACTCCTGTCGTCTCCAAAGCTGACGATATGTTACCCGCTACGGATAGCCACGGGAATAAAGCAGCCTGCTGAGGCATATAGCTAATCTTTCCCCGCTGTCCAGTCACTTGAACACCATCGATCCAAATAGCGCCCGAATCTGGTCGTTCGACACCTCCAATAAGACGGAAGAGAGTCGATTTCCCGCTTCCAGACGGACCAAGGAGCGTTACGAACTCTCCAGCTCGAACGTGTAACGAAAGCTTATCAATAACCGGAAACCGACTCTTACCACGATAGTAAGCTTTCGAAACATCTTCGATAACGAGCTTCGATGGAGCTTGTTCCTTCATGATGAAGCCTCCTTCCAGCTTTCCTTCGCCGGTGGACGCCAACGTATAACGAGACGCTCCAACAGCACAGCAGCTCCGAAGAACAATAAGCTTAACAATACGATGCACACGATGGAAGTAAATACACCAGGAGCTTCGAATCCTTTGAACTTCAATTGCAAGTAATATCCGATTCCTTTACTTGCTCCTAGCCATTCCGCAACGATCGCTGAGGATACGACATAAGTCGCCGCCATTCGTAGTCCAGAGAACAAGTAAGGCAATGAAGCCGGGAACTCTAACCGCTTAAGTTGCTCCCATCTTGTCGAACCAATCATCGCTAAATATTCTCGCAATTGGGGCTCTGCCTGTCCGAGTCCGACGAGCATGGACAATGTAATCGGGAAAAAACAGACGATAATGAGCAAAATCAGCTTAGGTGTAATGCCGAATCCAAACCAGATCATCAGGAGAGGTCCCAGCGCGATTAACGGTACATTTTGAGAAAGCACTAATAGTGGGGCAACTGCATCTCGGAAAATCGGAACAAGGTGGATGACGATCGCTACAACAATGCCTACGACCAATCCCAATCCTAGCCCCAACAAAGATAAATTAATTGTAGCCACCACATGTCCCCACAGCATGGCAGAATCCATATACATTTTCACTGCGATTTCTGATGGCGCAGGGAGCGTATAGGTCGGAATCTCAAACAGCCAGCAGCAGGCTTGCCATAGACCAATCGTAATAATTAGTGTAATGATTGGCAATCCAATACTTCTGAGCATGTTATTGCCCATCTGGATACTTCGTCAATTGTTTCGCAATCGATGCTTCTCCGGCTTTGTTGACCACGAGTTTAATTTGTGACATCACTTGCGGACTCCCCATCTCAAACATTGCATCATTCATCTGCTTAACGATGGCAATTAGATGATCAAGTTCACCTTCAAGTGTCGTTTCCAACGGACCTACACGGTACGTAACTCCTGACGCTTTAATGACTTCAATCGCACGATCAACATAAGGAATAACGTCTTCTCCGCCATTTACCTTCGGTAAAATTTGAATACTTAATAGTGCTTGCGCCATTCAAATCATCTCCTTATTATTTCGTTTAAGTAAATTACTTAGGTAAAAATTCATTCGTAAACATCGCGTCATAATCAAGCTCTTTCGTCAACAAACCGTTGCTCGTAAGCCATTCTCCATAACCGGACCATATTTCTTTCTTCTGCTCTCCCCATCTCGCTGCATCATCCTGATATTTCGGACTGAGCCACTCTTGGCTCGCTTTGACGAGCTCTGCATTGATCTCAGGTACAGCCTCTATGAGTATGTTAGCTGCTTCATCAGGATTTGCAATCGCATACTGATACCCCTCAGATGCTCCGGCTAAAAACGCGCGTACGACATCGGGCTTCTCTTTAATGAGCTTTTCGTTCGTTAAAATAAGCGGTGTGTAGTAGTCCAATTGTTTGCTATAATCCGTTAGATAAACCATATTGACAGGTTCATTGCGAAGCTCAGCTTCGATCCCTGTCCAACCATAGAAGATCCATTCAAAGTCGATCCCCTTTTTTACAGCGGTAAAGAAGTCAGCAGAGCCTGCACTAACGAAATTAACTTTTTTCACATCCGCTTGTTGTACGTTCATGATCGATCCAATGACCGCTTCTTCGGCAGGAGAACCCCATCCTCCATAGGACTTGCCTTCAAAGTCTTTAGGCTCCTTGATGTTCCGATCGACAGGTGATGCGAATCCTGATGTGTTGTGTTGAATGATCGGTGCAATCGACACGAGAGGCAGTCCGTTCTCTCTAGCTAAAATCATACTTTCCTGCGCACCAATTCCGAAATCTGCAGATCCGCCCGCTACGAGTGCGCTTGCCCCTGCCTCTGGTGGCAAAATAATTTCCACCTTCAATCCATGCTTCTCCCACAATCCTTGCTTTTGTGCGACATACAAGCCGGTATGGTTCGTATTTGGCGTCCAATCGAGCACTAATTTGACCTCTTGAAGTTCACCAGCTGCCTTCTCCTTGCCCCCGCACCCTGTTAGCATCAACACTGTTCCAAGTACAATGACTCCACACATTTGCCAAACTTTTCTTCTTGCCTTCATCTTTCTCTCCCTCTCGCTAAGTATTGATATCAGCGAGTATCCCACAAAACAAAAAAACGCCCCCCGATTCCGGAGGGCGTTATATTATTATAGACGCACGCCACGACGATCCTTGCGATTCGTCGCGCTTCCACCTTCCTACGCTGGTACTAACCAGATCAGGTATAAGGGTCTGCATCATCAATGGGATGCACTCTCAGCCGGCCTAACTCCAGCTCCCCCGGGGCATATTCAGTTGTTGGTACTCACATCAACCAACCTCATTATAGCAAACAAAACCAATTTGTCTACTTGTTTATGAAAAAATCTAGCGGAACATGGTCCACAGCTTGATCAGATGTAACGGATTGTTCGGGTCTATTTTTTGAGCAATGACGAAGCTAACGAGTTGTTCCTCTTGCACATCCGACATCGGTTCGTTCAACACTTTCGAGAATGTCTTCACCCATCTTCGCACCTTTACCCGATCCTGTAAATCTGCCTTAGTGATCCCCTCTAACAGTCCCTTAATTCGTTCCTTCATCGCTGGATTTTTCATCTTCAGCTTAACGCGCTCGATGAACTCCGGCCTGATCCCGTACTTTTGCCAGCTTCCACTCACCTTCATTATCCCCCTCGGCAGCTATTCCGTTCATCATATGCCGTAAGGTGACTTGAAATGACAAGAAGATCAATCGAGAGGCTCAACAACATCATTGGAATCACGCTGTAGCTGTTCTCTCAGTAAATGATATTGTGGAGAACTCCACCAATCTTCACGTGCAGTGAGCGCAACTGCATCATCACGTGCCTGCTCAAGTACTTCGAAATCAAGCAGCAAGTTCGCAAGGCGAAATTCAGGCATTCCGCTCTGCTTCGTCCCGAAGAAATCTCCTGGTCCACGAATCTCCAGATCACGACGAGAAATTTCGAACCCGTCATCTGTCTCTGTCATCGCACGCATGCGCTCTTGACCATTTTCCGACTTCGGATCCGCAATGAGAATACAGAACGATTGATGCTCTCCACGCCCCACCCGTCCACGAAGCTGATGAAGCTGAGACAGACCGAACCGCTCCGCATCCATCACGATCATGAGCGTCGCATTTGGCACATCCACGCCAACCTCAATCACAGTCGTGGAGACGAGCACATTCGTATCTCCTGCTGCGAATTTCCCCATTGTAGCTTCCTTTTCGTCTGCAGACATTCGACCATGTAATAAACCAATCGATAGCTCCGGCAGTCCTTGGACCAATTGCATATGCAAATCGATCGCATTTTGCACATCAAGCTTCTCAGATTCCTCAATTAACGGACAGATGAAGAATGCTTGTCTACCCGCTTCAGCTTCTCTTCGAATAAACCCAAGCACACGATCCATCATCTCATGTTTAACCCAATAAGTCTTAATCGGTTTGCGCCCCTTGGGACGCTCACGAATCGTCGATACATCCATATCTCCGAACACACTAATCGCCAGCGTCCGTGGGATCGGCGTTGCCGTCATCGTCAGCACATCAGGGTTCATCCCCTTACGTCGCAATACGCTTCGTTGCTGTACGCCGAATCGGTGCTGCTCATCGGTTACAACGAGTCCTAGGCTGCGGAAATAAACATCTTCCTGAATCAGAGCATGAGTGCCCACGACAATATCAAGCAATCCCATCTGAAGTGCAGCAATGAGATCTTTGCGCTTCCGGCCAGACACGCTCCCCGTTAACAAGCCAACAGTAATTCCGAACGGCTCGAATATCTTCTGCAATGACCTCATGTGCTGATCAGCTAATATTTCTGTTGGTACCATTAACGCACCCTGATGTCCCGCCCTAACCGTCGCAAATAGACCAACCGCAGCAACAACGGTCTTGCCTGACCCTACATCCCCTTGAAGCAAGCGATTCATTACAAACGGTTGCTTCATATCGTGTAAAATTTCGTTAATGACTTGCTTCTGTGCAGCTGTTAATTCGAATGGAAACTTGCTTACAAAATCACGAATTTCATCATTATTGACGAGATGCACCAACCCATCGTGTTGCTTAAGGTGAGTTGCCCGATAGTTTTGGAGCTTAAGTTGAAATAAGAATAGCTCCTCGTATACCATGCGACGACGGGCCTCTTGCCCTTCTCGCGTGTTCTCAGGGTGATGGATGCGCATAATCGCTTCACGTCGTTCCATGAGACGGTGCTTAGCAACAAGCTCCTCAGGTAGCAGCTCAGGGATCAGGTTGCCATATTGCGTCAAAGCACGTTCAATTGTCTTCCGCATCCAAGCTTGCGTTAGCGTACCCGCGATCGAATAGACTGGCTGCACCGTGCCTGACCGCATCACTCCTTGATCAGGGAATTCAGACTCTGCTACAGTAATTTGCTTGCGACGCTGTTCCCATTTACCTGTTAATGTGATTTCTCGACCGGGAACCAATTGACTTTGCAAAAAATTCCGATTGAACCACACTGCCGTTAGAAGCAAGCCATCAACAGTGACTCGACAAAACAATCTCGATTTCCCACCAAATCGCTGCAATACGGGTACACTCGCAATCGAACCTTGAACCGTGACTTTCTCCCCATCCTTCACCTCGTGGAGAGCTCGAATTTGATAGTCCTCGTATCGGAAAGGATAATACTCGATCAGTTGCCCTACAGTGAAAATACCTAAGGCGTGCAGCTCCTCGGATTTCTTGGAGCCCACGCCTTGTAATTGGTTTATTGGAATTGTGAATAGATGAATAGCCATAACTCTAACCCCATTTAGTACAAAATGCTGTGATCAAACAGGAGTTACGAAAAGTCCAATCGTGCCTGGGCCTGCATGAGCCCCGATGACAGGGCCAATTTCAACTTCAGAGTAAATTTGTACATTCAAATTCGACTTTGCCAATTCTGCCATTTCCGCAACACCATTCTCGAAGCCCGGCGTCTTCGCGATGGCTAGGTTGACAGGGCGGTCTGAGAAATCTGCTTGCAGCATCTCCACAATACGATTCATCGCTTTCTTATGTCCACGAACTTTATCGATTGGGAATATGCTGCCCTCGTCATCGATAGACAGGATCGGTTTAATATTCAGCAATGTGCCAAGCACAGCTGATGCTTTCCCGATTCTACCGCCCTTCTGCAAATATTCCAACGTTTCAACGAGAAAATATAACTTTAATTGATCGCGAAGACGACTAATTTCAGCGACAATTTGCTCGGAAGTTGCTCCTGCAAGCGCCATTTCCGCAGCCTTTACAACAAACTGGCCGTAGCCGAATGAAGCCGATCTGGAGTCTATAACAGTGATATCCACATCATCTTCGAACATCGACTTCGCAATACATGCTGACTGATAAGTACCACTCATCGCAGACGACAAATTGACACAAACGACAGCGTAGCCTTGATCGATCAAACTGCTAAATACTTCGAAAAAATCTGCCGGTGATGGCTGCGACGATTTCGCAAGCTGACCCGTCTTCGTGATCATTTCGTAGAACTCCACAGGCTGCAATTCAATATTGTCCAGATAGGATTGTTCACCCACAATCACTTTCAGCGGAACCATCGCAATGTTCAGACGTTCACGTACATCTTTAGGTATATCTGCTGTACTATCAGTAACGAGTGCAACTGCTGCCATGAGCTTGTCCTCCGATCTAATGTTACATTCACGATTCTACTGCGAATAAATACGGGTAGAGAGGCTGACCTCCAACATGAATCTCCACTTCAATGTCAGGATATTGCTCAGTTATCCAGTCTTCAAGCTGCTTCGTCTGAACTGAATCCGCATCCTCGCCTGTAAGGACTGTAATCATATCTCCCCCGTCAGCAAGTAGGCCTGCAATTAGCTGCTCACAAGTGCTGAGTATGCTGCTTGTGGATACGACAATTGTTTTGTCCTTAATTCCAATATATTGGCCTTCTTTAATATCAATGCCATCCATAACTGTATCTCTCACGGCCAAAGTGATTTGACCCGTAACCACTTGCTCAGACGCCTTCGTCATACGTGCAAGATTAGATGATTCCGATTCATTCTCATGGAAAGCAAGCATTGCTGCCATCCCCTGCGGAATCGTTCGTGTTGGAACAACCGTAACCGCGCGATCTGTAAGCTCTGCAGCTTGCTTTGCTGCTAGGATTACATTCGGATTGTTCGGCAACAAATACACATGATGCGCTGACAATGAAGAGATCGCACTTAACAAATCCTCTGTGCTCGGATTCATGCTCTGACCGCCCGAGATGACGATGTCAACGCCCAGGCTACGGAACAATTCTGCATTTCCTTCGCCTACGCTAACGACAACAACACCATAAGCAGCCATCTCATACACATCAGGATTAGGCACACTTTCCGGAGATGCGGTTACACCGGGCAATGCTGCAACACCTGGCAATGAATAGTCCACCATCGGTTGCAATTCTGGCACATGAGCTTGCGAATCATTCGATTGCAGCAAATCTTTGTGCTGTTCCTGCATATTCAATATATGAATATCCGTAATATTTCCATAAGGTAAAGCCGCATTCAGCACGTCACCTGGACGTCTTGAATGAACATGTACCTTAATAATATCATCGTCATCGATGAGTATAATTGAATCGCCATCGCGCTCAAGCACTTGACGGAAGCTGCGTTCAGAATATGATACAGATGTAGCTGTACGCTGGATGAAAAACTCCATATCGTAAGGGAACATGATGCTCTCTGTCGAAATTTTCGCTTGCGCAGGTGCATTCGTTGGAACAGCTTTTGCAAGTCCGAACGGCGCAGCAGAACTGCGGTTTGTAGACGGAGACTTTACATCTACAGCACCATTCAAGTAATTCAGGAATCCTTCGTAAATATATACAAGCCCTTGACCGCCAGAGTCTACAACTCCGACCTGTTTAAGGATCGGCAACATTTCTTGCGTTAGCGCTAATGTTTCAGAAGCCTTGTCATACACTTCATGCATCCATTCGACAATATCAGCTATACGTCGAGAAGCTTGAACGCCATGGCGAGCCGCTTCACGTGCAACTGTTAAGATCGTCCCTTCAACAGGCTTCACTACCGCTTTGTAAGCGGTATCAACTCCTTGTTGCAGTGCATTAGCAAAAAGAGGTACTGTAAGCACTTGTTGACCTGCTACCGCTCTAGAAAACCCGCGGAACAATTGTGACAGTATCACTCCTGAGTTACCTCTAGCTCCCATGAGAAGACCTTTGGACAGCACTTCTGCAGCCCGACCCACATCATCTGTAGGCTTTTTCATTAATTCAACGACACCTGCGGACATCGTTAAATTCATATTGGTTCCCGTATCGCCATCCGGCACAGGGAACACATTTAGAGCATTGACGCGTTCCGCATTATGCGATAGCTTTTCCGCGCCCGACACAATCATGTCTGCCCATTCTTTTCCATTCAAATTACGTTTGCTCAACGTTGCAGTCCCCTTCCTATATCGTTAGCCTATTACGCGAACACCTTGAACGATGATATTCACGAAATCTACTTTTAGGCCCACAACTTCTTCGAGCACATATTTTACTCTTGACTGAATATTGTGTGCAACCTCAGATATTTTTGTACCATAACTTACGATAACATAAAGATCAAGATGGAATAACTCGCCTTCTTGACGAACTTCAACTCCCCGGGACAGATTTTCTCTGCCAAGTAGTTCAGCCAATCCATCCTTCAAGCTTTTGCGAGAAGCCATTCCAACGAGACCATAACAATCGAGCGCTGCCGAACCCGCAATGACAGCGATCACTTGATCTGCGACATCTATTTTTCCGTTTTCCGAAGCCAGTTGCATGGGCATGGAAATTCACTCCTCTATGCCTTTATTATGGACTATACCTCATTGTACTATAAAAAATGTGGAGAATGAAGCCGTAATCTAAGGAAACGTGTTGAATGCTTGTTTTTATGCGATAGGAACCCGTTCCATTCGGTTTTATGAGCTTTTTGTGAACATGTCAGAAAGCATAAAATTATGTATGCTTTTCTGAATGTCTCCGCAATGCTTCTTCCACGTCCAAGGACGCTGGAGGGCGTTTTTGCTTGTTGCAAGGCGTCTTTCCTTATGTTAAGATAATTTAGTGTTTGTATGGACGTCGCAGGGAGGTGTATGTTTAGTGGCTCGTAAATGTTATGTATCTGGGAAGAAGCCGGGCTCCGGCAACAACAAATCTCACGCAAATAACACTACCCGCCGTACTTGGGGGGTTAACGTACAAAAAGTGCGCATTCTGGTGAATGGTAAACCGAAACGTGTTTATGTCAGCGCTCGCGCTTTGAAGTCCGGAGAAGTGACTCGCGTGTAATTGCCGAGTCGATCAAGAAGAGGGCTGCAACAAAAGTATTTATACTTTTGTTGCAGCCCTCTCTTGTATTTCAGCATCATTCAGATGCCGATGGTGTTATTGAACGGGGACAGGGTTAGCTCCGTTAGTTTTTATGAAAAGTGTTGAGAATTGCTTTGACGAA is from Candidatus Cohnella colombiensis and encodes:
- a CDS encoding ABC transporter ATP-binding protein, with product MKEQAPSKLVIEDVSKAYYRGKSRFPVIDKLSLHVRAGEFVTLLGPSGSGKSTLFRLIGGVERPDSGAIWIDGVQVTGQRGKISYMPQQAALFPWLSVAGNISSALETTGVKKQEAKQLALEWLERIGLGAFAADYPHLLSGGMQQRVSFLRALLMKRDLMCLDEPFAALDALTRADMQRWLLQLWEADRRSVLFITHSVEEALMLSDRIYVLSAAPAQVVKEINVTLERPRREDAWTDPAFVALKQEVMGLLQG
- a CDS encoding ABC transporter permease; the encoded protein is MLRSIGLPIITLIITIGLWQACCWLFEIPTYTLPAPSEIAVKMYMDSAMLWGHVVATINLSLLGLGLGLVVGIVVAIVIHLVPIFRDAVAPLLVLSQNVPLIALGPLLMIWFGFGITPKLILLIIVCFFPITLSMLVGLGQAEPQLREYLAMIGSTRWEQLKRLEFPASLPYLFSGLRMAATYVVSSAIVAEWLGASKGIGYYLQLKFKGFEAPGVFTSIVCIVLLSLLFFGAAVLLERLVIRWRPPAKESWKEASS
- a CDS encoding MTH1187 family thiamine-binding protein, whose amino-acid sequence is MAQALLSIQILPKVNGGEDVIPYVDRAIEVIKASGVTYRVGPLETTLEGELDHLIAIVKQMNDAMFEMGSPQVMSQIKLVVNKAGEASIAKQLTKYPDGQ
- a CDS encoding ABC transporter substrate-binding protein, whose translation is MLTGCGGKEKAAGELQEVKLVLDWTPNTNHTGLYVAQKQGLWEKHGLKVEIILPPEAGASALVAGGSADFGIGAQESMILARENGLPLVSIAPIIQHNTSGFASPVDRNIKEPKDFEGKSYGGWGSPAEEAVIGSIMNVQQADVKKVNFVSAGSADFFTAVKKGIDFEWIFYGWTGIEAELRNEPVNMVYLTDYSKQLDYYTPLILTNEKLIKEKPDVVRAFLAGASEGYQYAIANPDEAANILIEAVPEINAELVKASQEWLSPKYQDDAARWGEQKKEIWSGYGEWLTSNGLLTKELDYDAMFTNEFLPK
- a CDS encoding stage VI sporulation protein F, with amino-acid sequence MKVSGSWQKYGIRPEFIERVKLKMKNPAMKERIKGLLEGITKADLQDRVKVRRWVKTFSKVLNEPMSDVQEEQLVSFVIAQKIDPNNPLHLIKLWTMFR
- the recG gene encoding ATP-dependent DNA helicase RecG, yielding MAIHLFTIPINQLQGVGSKKSEELHALGIFTVGQLIEYYPFRYEDYQIRALHEVKDGEKVTVQGSIASVPVLQRFGGKSRLFCRVTVDGLLLTAVWFNRNFLQSQLVPGREITLTGKWEQRRKQITVAESEFPDQGVMRSGTVQPVYSIAGTLTQAWMRKTIERALTQYGNLIPELLPEELVAKHRLMERREAIMRIHHPENTREGQEARRRMVYEELFLFQLKLQNYRATHLKQHDGLVHLVNNDEIRDFVSKFPFELTAAQKQVINEILHDMKQPFVMNRLLQGDVGSGKTVVAAVGLFATVRAGHQGALMVPTEILADQHMRSLQKIFEPFGITVGLLTGSVSGRKRKDLIAALQMGLLDIVVGTHALIQEDVYFRSLGLVVTDEQHRFGVQQRSVLRRKGMNPDVLTMTATPIPRTLAISVFGDMDVSTIRERPKGRKPIKTYWVKHEMMDRVLGFIRREAEAGRQAFFICPLIEESEKLDVQNAIDLHMQLVQGLPELSIGLLHGRMSADEKEATMGKFAAGDTNVLVSTTVIEVGVDVPNATLMIVMDAERFGLSQLHQLRGRVGRGEHQSFCILIADPKSENGQERMRAMTETDDGFEISRRDLEIRGPGDFFGTKQSGMPEFRLANLLLDFEVLEQARDDAVALTAREDWWSSPQYHLLREQLQRDSNDVVEPLD
- a CDS encoding DegV family protein codes for the protein MAAVALVTDSTADIPKDVRERLNIAMVPLKVIVGEQSYLDNIELQPVEFYEMITKTGQLAKSSQPSPADFFEVFSSLIDQGYAVVCVNLSSAMSGTYQSACIAKSMFEDDVDITVIDSRSASFGYGQFVVKAAEMALAGATSEQIVAEISRLRDQLKLYFLVETLEYLQKGGRIGKASAVLGTLLNIKPILSIDDEGSIFPIDKVRGHKKAMNRIVEMLQADFSDRPVNLAIAKTPGFENGVAEMAELAKSNLNVQIYSEVEIGPVIGAHAGPGTIGLFVTPV
- a CDS encoding DAK2 domain-containing protein; the encoded protein is MIVSGAEKLSHNAERVNALNVFPVPDGDTGTNMNLTMSAGVVELMKKPTDDVGRAAEVLSKGLLMGARGNSGVILSQLFRGFSRAVAGQQVLTVPLFANALQQGVDTAYKAVVKPVEGTILTVAREAARHGVQASRRIADIVEWMHEVYDKASETLALTQEMLPILKQVGVVDSGGQGLVYIYEGFLNYLNGAVDVKSPSTNRSSAAPFGLAKAVPTNAPAQAKISTESIMFPYDMEFFIQRTATSVSYSERSFRQVLERDGDSIILIDDDDIIKVHVHSRRPGDVLNAALPYGNITDIHILNMQEQHKDLLQSNDSQAHVPELQPMVDYSLPGVAALPGVTASPESVPNPDVYEMAAYGVVVVSVGEGNAELFRSLGVDIVISGGQSMNPSTEDLLSAISSLSAHHVYLLPNNPNVILAAKQAAELTDRAVTVVPTRTIPQGMAAMLAFHENESESSNLARMTKASEQVVTGQITLAVRDTVMDGIDIKEGQYIGIKDKTIVVSTSSILSTCEQLIAGLLADGGDMITVLTGEDADSVQTKQLEDWITEQYPDIEVEIHVGGQPLYPYLFAVES
- a CDS encoding Asp23/Gls24 family envelope stress response protein → MPMQLASENGKIDVADQVIAVIAGSAALDCYGLVGMASRKSLKDGLAELLGRENLSRGVEVRQEGELFHLDLYVIVSYGTKISEVAHNIQSRVKYVLEEVVGLKVDFVNIIVQGVRVIG
- the rpmB gene encoding 50S ribosomal protein L28 — protein: MARKCYVSGKKPGSGNNKSHANNTTRRTWGVNVQKVRILVNGKPKRVYVSARALKSGEVTRV
- the spoVM gene encoding stage V sporulation protein SpoVM codes for the protein MKFYTIKLPRFLGGFVKAILNTFHKN